The window ttccaacttttcttcaaggctttttcttCCAGTTATTGCATCAACTTTCCTCTAAAGcacttgaaattttcttcttttgatttcattatttcattaaaaccaacagtaaagtaaataaattgtaatcatttttaatcaaaattgactatcaaattaactcaaatttcacagttatcaactcccccaaattaaaaTCTTTGCTTATCCTCAAGCAAAAGACAAGTTCTGAATGTATCGACAAATGAGATAACTGCAAACCATTTCAAACCTTTCAATGATTGACCCTGAGCTTGCTTgcatttgtctttatttttgtgatgaaagcatgaaggaatgcatatagAGATGAAAAAGGTTAGCAATTAGAAACTTCATCAAGGAAGAATTACAACACTTCATTCCTCACAAGGCTAGTGTTTCTCTTAGCACACAAGTGTTTCGACTAAGAATGTTTTTAAATTCAACAACTGAACTAATGTTCCCAACTTTGCACTTCTTCTCAGTTAAGGCAATCATACATACATGttgtggatcactaaggactttttaGGCTTGTAACGTGACTGGACTAACAAAGAACTCATGGTTTTTTCTTTGGAATCAAAGTTAGGTTCTAAGATAGCACCTACCTCATGTTTAACCCATGACTTTATATTTCGCAGCCCCCCAATTTTCCTCCCTTCTATTCCTAACAACACACAAAATTTAGGCACTTAGTTGCTCAACTATTTATttgaaacaatatatatatatatatatatatatatatatatatatatatatatatatatatattactttagaCAGAAATTGACTGGATTAAACTAATACTGTAGCAACTTATCACAATTGACATTTGAGTGTGTTGTTATTGATGTTcttgaaacaaaattttcacCCAAAACTAAACATCCTCCTCCCCCAAATTATGGGTAAATTTGTCTTGATTCGTGCtttcctacaacctaagataaGGTGGACATTAATTTCATTCGGCTTaggtttcaaaaaataatttattacattAGGCTCAACAAGGTGCAAAGGATTTATTCTAGTAATAGGTTGGCTATTCGGCTCAGTGGCTAAGAAAATCAACAACAAGGCCTTGATCATTTTCACcattaatactaataattaaattacttattaaaaatactaataattaaataaataatatcaatatttaataggaaaaaaagttacattaacataaaaatatatatgttggacaagtggccttaataacttaagagagaggtgaattaagtttcaaaattttcccactaacaaattttaactccctttttaaatgatatatggtAGGCTcagaatggagaagaagaagaaacaattgatttaataatatgtttttaattgtgCAAGGCAAAGTAAACTGcaataaaataactgagataagggaagagagaattgcaaactggTTTTatcctggttcggccacttcccgtgcctacgtccagtcttTAAGCAACTCAcctgagattttccactatctttgtaaactcTTTACAAGTTCTCAACACACCTTGGGATTTctctcccttgtgttcaagattctcacaagtcaagagacaaacaatctcttgatcacaacaatgtttttagaatgTCTAGAAGAATTTcttctcttttagagatgataatacaaattgaagatcttagaagaatactcaattgatttgcaagtgtttgaccaatggttgtttagagagcatttgacaattaagttctcttttaaAATCTCTCTCTTATACTTTTTGAAGTCAAACACACGTATATATAGGtccattgtgccttttcaaaatagtttgtagagatgtgtcttttcaaaaagtttttctgaagttttctcactggtaatcgattacataattatatttctaaagagccatgacttttcaaaggtttttttgaaatctcttcactggtaatcgattacttgtaatcgattacacagatcaaaattcaaacaattttGTATCATTAGTCAAAAATATCTTCACAAACTTTCTGGTAATCGACAgttcaaaaatatctttctGAACTGATTTAACCTTTGATAAAAGAGTATTTGATATTAAAGATGTTGATACCAAACTAAAGCAATCAAATTAAGATTCTTTAAACAAATTTACTAAATTCTTATCTTAGATTTACTTGATCTTGTTCTTTTGACTTGATTCAATCCATACTCATCAAGTAACCTTTTTGGCATTATCAAAACCTTCATGATATTCATTCACAATATAAACTTCTGCAAcaatccaaattttatttccttacaaattataagataaaattcttcttaatccctcTTCCCATTTATATGCACATCATGGTCCACTTGACTCATTAAGTAACCCACTAATTGACTAACTAACCCGTAACCATTTGCTAATAAAGGTTATCTAACAATATTCGCCCCCCTAAACATTCACATTTTCCTCAAGGTGAATAGTTATGACAACTATTAGAAGTTGTTTGAAGAATAATGATGACCAAGCCAACCAAAGTATTGCAACTTAAAATTATCTTTGAATCCTCCTATATCAGACACAAATATGCGAGTGTCTCCCTTCTTCTCTAATGCTATGTTTTTTGCCCACAAAACGAAGTGTCAATGTTGTACCATGGCATGACGAGCAATGGTAGCTGCCATTAACATTGTGGCCACAGCACTAGCAATGTGAATAATGTTTCTTTTCCAACAACCTCTCCTTATTGTTCTCTTTATTCTCCGTTAATCACTTTCAATATAGCCGTCGTGATTCTGCCATAGACTACAATGCCTTCCACAGCTAATAACATCGTAACATGAGAATATACTAACATAAATTATGATAGTAGACAACAAAAACATGGGGTGACAGGTCCAAGCTCGTAAATCTTTGTCCTAAGTACTAAATTTGACTAAAAACTAGAAAGCATTACAAAAGGCAGGAAGATAACAACTCTTGCCTACTAGTATAATTCTCATTTCCTCTTCTTAGAAGGTGGTTGTGGAGTCtcctcatcttcatcttcatcctcttcgtcatcatcatcttcatctccaTCATCTTCATCGTTATCATCGTCGTCGTCATCATCATCCTCATCGTCGTCATCGCTTTCACCTCCACCATTGGCCTCGggatcatcatcagaatcagctTCTTCCCCGCCATCATCACCAGAGAAAtcctcatcatcttcatcatcatcgtcACCGTCTTCTCCGTCATTcacgtcatcatcatcatcatcatcctctGTATCACTAgcatccttgttttcttcagaAGTATGTTTTCCCTTGCACGGTTGGTCTAAAGGAAACctaaccaaaaattaaaacaaatcagGATGATTGGATATCCCAAATCAAAACAATCACAACACCATTAAGTAAGATATGTTCATTGTTACCTTCCATCCACCATTGGTGACACTAAATTATTGGCATCCGTAAGAAGAGATCCAGTCTGGGGAAaacacaaacaagaaaacaagaatCTTTACTTCCATGCAAAGGTAACTGTTTGTATAGTGAAGAAAATGTTCTAATTTCACAGAGAAAAATAGAACAGTACCAAAGCTCATCGCATACACAAAGAAGAGGTGCGTGCAATGCAATTATACTATGATCTCAACATACAGTTTGATAATTTGTGCACAGCTTCAAGCAGATTCGCAATGATGGACAAAGCCACAAACAGAATTTGTAACGGGTAACAATTCCAATAAAATTTATCGCAAAGAGCTCTCtacttgagaaaaaaaaagagggactGAAGGACAATTGGGTACAATACAGTGCATGAAAAAGAATAACCTACATTAGCTATAGAAATAAAGAAGCAAAAGTTTCACATTTTGACAAGCTTAAGTTGCAAAACCAACAAGCATGTGGTGC of the Glycine max cultivar Williams 82 chromosome 13, Glycine_max_v4.0, whole genome shotgun sequence genome contains:
- the LOC100500668 gene encoding uncharacterized protein LOC100500668; this encodes MEVQSLSFEENTLWVGSFVEALVLDTLLATAKSLACFLVVTGSLLTDANNLVSPMVDGRFPLDQPCKGKHTSEENKDASDTEDDDDDDDVNDGEDGDDDDEDDEDFSGDDGGEEADSDDDPEANGGGESDDDDEDDDDDDDDNDEDDGDEDDDDEEDEDEDEETPQPPSKKRK